Below is a genomic region from candidate division KSB1 bacterium.
CCAAGGGGATCACTTCATTCATCAAAGCGATGCCAGTGTGGCTCAAACAGAAACTATGGATCAAAGAGCTGCTGAAAAAGGATATCGGCTATGAAGGTGACGTGATTTTCCCAGCGCATCATGAATCCCATGCGGCTTCGGCATTTTTCCCATCGCCATATCAAGAAGCAGCGTTTTTGACCATCGATGGTGTGGGTGAATGGAACACCACCACCTTCGGTGTGGGCAAGGATAATCATATTGAAATTTGGGGCAATATGGATTTCCCGCATTCCCTCGGACTGCTATATTCAGCGTTTACCTATTACACTGGATTCAAAGTCAATTCTGGGGAATATAAGGTGATGGGTCTAGCGCCTTATGGCGAGCCCAAATATGTCGATCTCATTATGAACGAACTGATCGATCTCAAAGAGGACGGTTCGTTCCGAATGAATATGAAGTATTTTAACTATTGTGTTGGGCTCACTATGACCAATCGCCATTTTGATAAATTGTTCGGTGGGCCACCGCGTAAGCCAGAGTCGCAACTCACTCAGCGAGAGATGGATCTCGCTCGCTCGATTCAGGATGTGACCGAAGAGATCATGCTGCGGATGGCGCGGTTTGTCCATCGCCAAACTGGTCAGAAAAATTTGGTCTTGGCTGGGGGGTGTGCGTTGAATTGCGTGGCGAACGGTCGGATTTTGCGCGAAGGGCCATATCAGAACATTTGGATTCAACCGGCGGCCGGCGATGCCGGAGGCGCGGTTGGCGCGGCATTGTTTGCTTGGTATCAATATCTCGGCCATGAGCGCCATGCCGACGGCGTGAATGACTTTCAAAAAGCCTCCTATTTGGGACCTGAATACTCAGATGAAGAGATCGAGGCCTTTCTCAAACAGAATAACATTCCGTATCAGCGGCTTGAGCCAGCGGAAATTGCGCGACGTACCGCCGAGTTGATCGCAGCGGAAAAGGTCATTGGCTGGTTCCAGGGCCGCATGGAGTTTGGGCCACGGGCACTCGGCAGCCGCAGCATCATCGGAGATGCCCGATCCAAAGATATGCAATCGGTCATGAACCTCAAGATCAAATTCAGAGAGTCGTTCCGACCTTTCGCGCCAACCGTATTGGTGGAACATGTATCTGAGTACTTCGAACTCGATCGGGAAAGCCCCTATATGTTGCTGGTTGCCCCAGTGCGATTGGACAAGAGGACCAATTCTCGGCCCGAGCATAAAAACCTTTTCGGCATTGAAAAATTAAAGGTGCCGCGATCCGTGGTCCCTGCAATTACGCATGTCGATTACTCTGCCCGTATTCAAACCGTTGACAAAAAAAATAACGGCCGATATTACGATATGATCAAAGCATTCTATGAGCTCACTGGTTGTCCAGTGATCATTAACACTTCCTTCAATGTCCGAGGCGAGCCAATCGTCTGTTCGCCCCAGCACGCTTATACCTGCTTCATGAGGACTGAGATGGATTATCTGGTCATGGGGAGCTTTTTGCTGGATAAGAAGCAACAGCCGAAGCTCAAGGACGATATCGATTGGAAAAAGGAATTCGAGTTGGATTGATCCTTTCTCTTCATCTAATTGGAGAATATGATTGCACCGTTCCGTGCAACATGAAATAAATTCAGAGGAAATTAAGATGCAAAAAAAAGCAATCACCAACAAGCAGCTTCGAACTTTTGGACTGGTCTTGGCGCTATTTCTTGGCGGTATTGGTCTTGTGCAATTTTTAAAAGGGCATATCCCTGGCAATTACTGGTTTTGGGCAACTGGCGGCTTGATATTGGTGGTCAGCCAAGCGATCCCGAAGCTGATCAAACCGCTCTACTCCATTGCGCTGTTCCTGGGCCATATCCTGGGCTGGATCAATACCCGATTGATACTGGGACTGATCTATTACCTGATTTTCACTCCGATTGGGCTGATCATGAGGATTTCAGGAAAAGATCCCCTGCATCGTAAATTCGATAAGCAGGCAACCTCTTATTGGAATATTTCACCCAGGACCGCGATACCGAAAGAGCAATATCTGCGGCAGTTCTGAGCCCAAGCAGTTCAAATTGACTCAATCGAGATCGCCGTGCTGAGTTTTTCAGAAGCCATTTTATGTGCTATTGAAAATTTTAATTGACAGTTTCAAGCGACAGATATTTTGTTTTGGTCATGATGCAGTTAAGAATTTATGTGAGCGATGTTTTCAGAAAAATTGATTAAATTAGGATGACAGATGGGAGCAAAGTTGAAAAGGCTGGCGATTAATTTTTCATTGATGCTGTTTGTTTTCATCGTTTTGCTTGCGCTGGGAGAGTTGGGAGCAAACTTGCTGGTCAAATTGGGGAAGGGCCAACGCCAACAAATAATGGGAGAGGCCGATAATATTGTCATGAATTCGCCGAACAAGGACTTGGAATTTGTGTTCAAGCCTCATTATGTTAATGCAGACGGCGACACAGTGACCAATGCTCTCGGCTTTCATGAACTGGATTGGTCGCCAGCCGAATTAGATGAAAGCAAAGTGATCTTAAACATTGGTGATTCGATTACTTTCGGCGCTAATATCAAAGACCTTAATCAAGTCTATGGGAAAGTTGTGCAATCATTGGCACGCCAAAATTTCCCAGAGCAGAAGATCATTGTGTATAATGCCGGAGTTGGTGGCTATAACATCTGGCAGGAGCGCGCCATGCTTCGCGAGCTGGATGGTCAGCTCAAATACGATATGGTGCTGCTGGGATTATGCCTCAATGACAGCAGTCCCAAAATGTACGTGAGTGAAGACATCAAAGGAGCGGTGGTCAATGTGTCGGGCGAAATTGAGTCGGCTCGAGAACTGTTTTCTCGCAAGTTTTTTAATCGCTTCAAACTCTATGTAATGTTCAAAGAAGCAGTCAAATCAATGCAACGCCGTTACCCGCGTTTGTTCCCCAGCTCCATGCTCTGGCATAATATGTTAGTCAAGGGAGATGGATGGGCCAGTTTGAAAAATACGATTTTGGAAATGCACCAGGAATTGAGCGAGCGAAACATTCCTCTGGTCGTGGCTATTTTCCCTTATGCCCATCAATTGAAATTGACCGCTCAGGACAATATTATCCAGAACGATTTGGTCCAGTTTTGCCAGGCCCATCAAATCCCTTGTTTGGATCTGTTCGAAGCCTATCAGCAACATCAGGGACAGATCCAATGGGATGCCGAGGGGATTCATCCTGACATCAACGGCCATCGAATTGCCGGAGAAGCGATTTATCAATTCTTAGTCGAACAAAAATTAATTCCATTTGATAACGATGAGGAGAGACAGCATGAGTAAGATTTCCATTGTGAATGAGCTTTGGCTGTTTTTGAAAGCACGAAAGAAATGGTGGCTGACTCCAATTGTTGTATTTTTATTGTTGCTTGGGTTCTTAATTATTTTTACAGAAGGATCGGCATTGGCACCATTTATTTATGCCCTATTCTGATCGGCCAAGTTGAAAGAGATAAGTTGAACGCTGAGCGTCGGCGCAGAGCAATTGCCGGCGTTCGGCCACGATTTTTCCAAAGCATTGTGCATGAACTTATTTTGTTGATATGATGTAGAAAGCAAACCTTGCTGATTAAAGCGGTATCTGCTTCAGAAGGTCTTTTGAGAATAGGCATGATTTCAGTGTTTAAGATGATGGGTGGATGAAACTCACGGCATCACCGCAACGACAACTGAGATAAATAAAAGGTGGGGGCAAATGAAAAAAAGTCTATCGATATTTTTCCCAGTCTATAATGATTGGGCG
It encodes:
- a CDS encoding carbamoyltransferase, giving the protein MYILGISAYYHDSAACLVKDGELFAAAQEERFTRKKHDFNFPYHAIRYCLDAAGISGRELDYVAFYDKPFIKFERLLETYLAYAPKGITSFIKAMPVWLKQKLWIKELLKKDIGYEGDVIFPAHHESHAASAFFPSPYQEAAFLTIDGVGEWNTTTFGVGKDNHIEIWGNMDFPHSLGLLYSAFTYYTGFKVNSGEYKVMGLAPYGEPKYVDLIMNELIDLKEDGSFRMNMKYFNYCVGLTMTNRHFDKLFGGPPRKPESQLTQREMDLARSIQDVTEEIMLRMARFVHRQTGQKNLVLAGGCALNCVANGRILREGPYQNIWIQPAAGDAGGAVGAALFAWYQYLGHERHADGVNDFQKASYLGPEYSDEEIEAFLKQNNIPYQRLEPAEIARRTAELIAAEKVIGWFQGRMEFGPRALGSRSIIGDARSKDMQSVMNLKIKFRESFRPFAPTVLVEHVSEYFELDRESPYMLLVAPVRLDKRTNSRPEHKNLFGIEKLKVPRSVVPAITHVDYSARIQTVDKKNNGRYYDMIKAFYELTGCPVIINTSFNVRGEPIVCSPQHAYTCFMRTEMDYLVMGSFLLDKKQQPKLKDDIDWKKEFELD
- a CDS encoding SxtJ family membrane protein — protein: MQKKAITNKQLRTFGLVLALFLGGIGLVQFLKGHIPGNYWFWATGGLILVVSQAIPKLIKPLYSIALFLGHILGWINTRLILGLIYYLIFTPIGLIMRISGKDPLHRKFDKQATSYWNISPRTAIPKEQYLRQF
- a CDS encoding SGNH/GDSL hydrolase family protein is translated as MGAKLKRLAINFSLMLFVFIVLLALGELGANLLVKLGKGQRQQIMGEADNIVMNSPNKDLEFVFKPHYVNADGDTVTNALGFHELDWSPAELDESKVILNIGDSITFGANIKDLNQVYGKVVQSLARQNFPEQKIIVYNAGVGGYNIWQERAMLRELDGQLKYDMVLLGLCLNDSSPKMYVSEDIKGAVVNVSGEIESARELFSRKFFNRFKLYVMFKEAVKSMQRRYPRLFPSSMLWHNMLVKGDGWASLKNTILEMHQELSERNIPLVVAIFPYAHQLKLTAQDNIIQNDLVQFCQAHQIPCLDLFEAYQQHQGQIQWDAEGIHPDINGHRIAGEAIYQFLVEQKLIPFDNDEERQHE
- a CDS encoding DUF5989 family protein, translating into MSKISIVNELWLFLKARKKWWLTPIVVFLLLLGFLIIFTEGSALAPFIYALF